In the Gossypium raimondii isolate GPD5lz chromosome 9, ASM2569854v1, whole genome shotgun sequence genome, one interval contains:
- the LOC105797496 gene encoding CENP-B homolog protein 2-like has product MASHLKGVKKSTLTDNMRKTLCEYKIEHPSSSQKDLQQWVQQIFDLSVSQSTISNTLKRSSEYFSKEKKNSNVKRHKSAKYPELEKVLYECFLQYQEKVNMTGEMIQSKAKEFLQKMYGDANSKFNFSIGWLERFKARHVIKSYRRFGESGSVVMVNIEYALPQIRAILENFDWKDIYNMDETDLFYRL; this is encoded by the coding sequence ATGGCTTCACATTTGAAAGGTGTAAAAAAGTCTACATTGACAGATAATATGAGAAAAACATTATGTGAGTACAAAATTGAGCATCCCTCTTCAAGTCAAAAAGATTTGCAACAGTGGGTTCAACAAATATTTGATCTCTCTGTTAGCCAGTCAACAATATCAAATACTCTTAAAAGGTCAtctgaatatttttcaaaagagaaaaagaatagCAATGTTAAAAGACACAAATCAGCCAAATATCCTGAATTAGAGAAGGTATTGTATGAGTGTTTTCTTCAATATCAAGAGAAAGTAAACATGACTGGAGAAATGATTCAAAGTAAAGCAAAGGAGTTTCTGCAGAAAATGTATGGTGATGCAAATTCCAAATTTAACTTCTCAATTGGTTGGCTAGAAAGGTTCAAGGCAAGACATGTGATTAAGTCTTATAGAAGATTTGGTGAAAGTGGTTCAGTTGTTATGGTGAATATTGAATATGCTTTACCTCAAATAAGAGCtatattggaaaattttgattggaagGATATCTATAATATGGATGAAACAGACTTATTTTATCGTTTGTAA